The Shewanella mangrovisoli genome has a window encoding:
- the grpE gene encoding nucleotide exchange factor GrpE gives MSNESIKAEQDLIQEGVESEVSTEEASLIDELTQANFRIEELEQLLADALAKVEEQKDSVIRAAAEVDNIRRRAAMDVEKANKFALEKFANELLPVLDNMERALQGTNPQDETTKALFEGVELTQKSFLTAVAKFGVKPIDPQGQAFNPDQHQAIGMQPSAEYPANTVMLVMQKGYELNSRLLRPAMVMVSQGGPSQESASINIEA, from the coding sequence ATGAGCAACGAGTCGATTAAAGCAGAACAGGATCTGATCCAAGAGGGTGTAGAGTCTGAAGTTTCTACCGAAGAAGCGAGTCTGATTGACGAGCTTACCCAAGCCAATTTCCGTATTGAAGAGCTGGAACAGTTACTCGCTGACGCTTTGGCGAAAGTTGAAGAGCAAAAAGATTCCGTTATCCGTGCTGCTGCCGAAGTAGACAACATTCGCCGCCGTGCTGCGATGGATGTGGAAAAGGCGAACAAGTTTGCATTGGAAAAATTCGCCAACGAATTACTGCCAGTGTTAGACAATATGGAACGTGCGCTGCAAGGTACTAATCCGCAGGATGAAACCACCAAAGCGCTGTTTGAAGGTGTTGAGCTTACGCAAAAGAGCTTCTTGACCGCCGTGGCTAAGTTTGGGGTAAAACCTATCGATCCACAGGGGCAAGCTTTCAATCCTGACCAACATCAAGCGATTGGTATGCAGCCAAGTGCTGAGTATCCAGCCAATACTGTGATGTTAGTGATGCAAAAGGGTTATGAGCTAAACAGCCGTTTACTGCGTCCAGCCATGGTGATGGTGTCACAGGGCGGCCCTAGCCAAGAATCAGCTTCAATTAACATTGAAGCCTGA
- the nadK gene encoding NAD(+) kinase, whose product MTTKFHTIGLIGKPHHPGTNQTLKRLHHWLTVQGYEVLVEERVASELGTNIVAVDLLEIGARCDLAIVVGGDGNMLGAARVLARFDVGVIGVNRGNLGFLTDLPPDAFEEALAKVLDGEFDTEHRFLLEAEVYRHGMLKASNTAVNEAVLHPGKIAHMIEFEVYIDNQFMYSQRADGMIVSTPTGSTAYALSAGGAILTPNLQALILVPMFPHTLSCRPIVVDACSTIKMVVSPENGENLEVSCDGHVHLAVLPGDEIIVRRSSEQLRLIHPKGHNYFHVLRSKLGWGSKLF is encoded by the coding sequence ATGACCACAAAGTTCCACACCATTGGCCTGATTGGCAAGCCGCACCACCCAGGGACAAATCAAACCCTCAAACGTCTGCACCACTGGCTGACGGTGCAAGGGTACGAAGTCCTCGTGGAAGAGCGCGTTGCCAGCGAGTTAGGGACCAATATCGTCGCGGTCGATTTATTAGAGATTGGCGCACGCTGCGATTTAGCCATAGTCGTAGGTGGCGATGGCAATATGCTTGGCGCCGCCAGAGTGCTGGCCCGCTTCGATGTGGGCGTGATTGGGGTTAACCGTGGCAACTTGGGCTTTTTAACGGATTTACCGCCCGATGCCTTTGAAGAAGCACTCGCCAAAGTGCTCGATGGGGAATTTGATACCGAGCACCGCTTTTTACTCGAGGCCGAGGTCTATCGTCACGGCATGTTAAAAGCGAGCAATACCGCAGTGAATGAGGCAGTGCTGCATCCGGGTAAAATCGCCCATATGATTGAATTTGAAGTCTATATAGACAATCAATTCATGTACAGTCAACGTGCCGACGGCATGATAGTCTCAACGCCGACGGGCTCTACCGCCTATGCCCTATCGGCGGGTGGCGCCATTCTTACTCCCAATTTACAGGCATTAATCTTAGTGCCCATGTTTCCGCACACACTGTCGTGTCGCCCGATTGTGGTCGATGCCTGCAGCACCATTAAGATGGTTGTCTCCCCTGAAAATGGTGAGAATTTAGAGGTAAGCTGCGATGGCCACGTGCATTTAGCGGTATTGCCCGGCGATGAAATCATAGTGCGCCGCAGCTCCGAGCAACTCAGGCTGATCCACCCTAAAGGCCATAATTACTTCCATGTGTTACGCAGTAAACTCGGTTGGGGCAGTAAGCTGTTTTAG
- a CDS encoding L-lactate permease produces MTILQLLASLTPVISVMIFLVLLRMPASKAMPISMIITALAAVFIWQMDTTLLAASVLEGLLSAITPLTIIFGAVFLLNTLKYSGAMDTIRAGFTNISADARVQVIIICWLFGAFIEGSAGFGTPAAIGAPLLVLLGVPPVAAAVVALIADSACVSFGAIGLPVLFGMEQGLTQGGVSLATEQFAAHGGSYVGYARFIVMHMITIDLITGTLIPLVMVTILTGFFGRNKSFKEGLAIWKFAIFAGLAFTVPAWIINYLAGPEFPSVIGSLVGMALVIPVARKGYLLPKTPWNDFAENDSQEGAKIETTAKFSQIAAWTPYIIMAALLVLSRTVAPLKAWLSSFNISWTGLMGTELKASFATLYAPGAFFVAVCILGFFLFKMKSPAIKQSIGVSCKSMLPTIISLGASVPMVKIFLNSGVNGAGLASMPVALADMLGQSMGAVWAWMAPIVGIFGAFLSGSATFSNMMFSSLQYSVADNIGMNHTLVLALQGIGANAGNMMCVMNVVAAATVVGMAGRESEIIRKTMPVAIGYALLAGTIATLWGGF; encoded by the coding sequence ATGACAATACTTCAACTCCTCGCAAGCTTGACGCCAGTAATCAGTGTAATGATCTTTCTCGTATTACTCAGAATGCCAGCGTCCAAAGCTATGCCCATCTCCATGATAATCACAGCGCTGGCCGCCGTGTTTATTTGGCAAATGGATACCACACTATTAGCCGCATCGGTTCTCGAAGGACTGCTGTCAGCCATCACCCCATTAACCATCATCTTCGGCGCGGTATTCCTGCTCAACACCCTGAAATACTCAGGGGCAATGGATACCATCCGCGCGGGCTTCACTAACATCAGTGCCGACGCCCGTGTGCAGGTGATCATCATCTGTTGGTTATTCGGAGCCTTTATCGAAGGTAGTGCGGGCTTTGGGACGCCCGCCGCGATTGGTGCGCCGCTGCTAGTATTACTGGGCGTTCCCCCAGTTGCCGCAGCCGTAGTGGCATTGATTGCCGACTCAGCTTGTGTGTCATTCGGTGCGATTGGTCTACCCGTGCTATTTGGTATGGAGCAAGGTTTAACTCAAGGTGGTGTGAGCTTGGCAACTGAGCAGTTTGCAGCCCATGGCGGTAGCTACGTTGGTTATGCTCGCTTTATCGTGATGCATATGATCACTATCGACTTAATTACAGGTACATTAATCCCGCTGGTCATGGTGACCATACTGACAGGATTTTTCGGCCGCAATAAGTCTTTTAAAGAAGGTTTAGCGATTTGGAAATTTGCGATTTTCGCCGGTCTTGCCTTTACCGTTCCAGCATGGATTATCAACTACTTAGCGGGTCCTGAATTCCCATCTGTTATCGGTTCATTGGTCGGTATGGCCTTAGTCATCCCTGTTGCCCGTAAAGGCTACCTATTGCCAAAAACGCCTTGGAACGACTTTGCTGAAAATGATAGCCAAGAAGGCGCAAAAATTGAGACGACTGCAAAATTCTCACAAATTGCCGCTTGGACACCTTATATCATCATGGCTGCGCTATTAGTGCTTTCACGCACCGTTGCACCACTCAAAGCCTGGTTATCCAGTTTCAACATCAGTTGGACTGGCCTAATGGGCACAGAGCTTAAAGCCAGCTTTGCAACCCTATATGCCCCAGGCGCCTTCTTTGTGGCCGTGTGTATCTTAGGTTTCTTCCTGTTCAAGATGAAAAGCCCTGCGATTAAGCAATCCATCGGCGTTTCATGCAAGTCTATGTTACCGACTATTATTTCATTAGGCGCATCCGTGCCTATGGTGAAAATCTTCTTAAACTCAGGTGTTAATGGTGCAGGTCTTGCGTCTATGCCCGTCGCATTAGCCGATATGTTAGGCCAATCTATGGGCGCGGTTTGGGCATGGATGGCACCGATTGTGGGGATTTTTGGTGCCTTCCTGTCAGGTTCAGCCACCTTCTCCAACATGATGTTCTCCAGCCTGCAATACAGCGTGGCGGACAACATTGGCATGAACCATACATTGGTATTAGCACTACAAGGTATCGGTGCTAACGCTGGTAATATGATGTGCGTAATGAACGTAGTGGCAGCTGCGACCGTTGTGGGTATGGCGGGTAGAGAATCTGAAATCATCCGTAAAACTATGCCTGTTGCCATTGGCTACGCGTTACTTGCAGGCACTATCGCAACACTTTGGGGTGGCTTCTAA
- a CDS encoding FAD-binding and (Fe-S)-binding domain-containing protein, protein MSINYDAVYKELIQQLGESAVSNDPVRRFAWSTDASYFRIVPEIVVHADTLEQAKQTLAIARAHKVPVTFRAAGTSLSGQAIGEGILLILGHDGFRTIDISPDSNKITLGAAVIGADANAALKPLNKKIGPDPATLASAMVGGIVSNNASGMCCGTAQNSYQTIASAKLLFADGTELNTGCDKSKAAFTQSHGELLDSLASLAKLTRSNEVLAQRIRKKYSIKNTTGYSINALVDFEDPFDLINHLIVGAEGTLAFVEEVTYHTVDEAKFKASAMAVFFNMVDAASAIPPIIGDSVAAAELLDWASIKAVTGKKGMPDWLNELPEGAAILLIESRANDAQTLESYTQDVIAKLAHIKTERPISFSSDANVYSKYWAMRSGLFPIIGGERPKGSSVIIEDVAFNVEHLAAAAADLTELFHKHGYPEGVIYGHALAGNFHFIITPTFASQADIERFQGFMQDVAEMVIHKYDGSMKAEHGTGRAVAPFVEMEWGADAYTLMKRIKQIFDPEGLLNPGVILNDDSTVHVKNIKPCPVVDDFVDKCIECGFCEKTCPTSALNFSPRQRIATLREIERLEQSGDKVAAEKMRADAKYDVIDTCAACQLCTIACPVDNSMGQLVRKLRTPYISTTEQKVLDFQAKHFGAVNQVISTGFDVLGVIHKITGDGITNALMKTGRLLSKEVPYWNPDFPKGGKLPKPSPAKAGQETVVYFPACGGRTFGPTPKDPDNRTLPEVVVTLLERAGYNVITPEKTRDLCCGQMWESKGDFKNADAKRQELIDVVSKMSNGGKIPVLVDALSCTYRTLTGNPQVQITDLVEFMHDKLLDKLSINKKVNVALHLGCSARKMKLEPKMQAIADACSSQVHKPAGIDCCGYAGEKGLYKPEINASALRNIKKLIPVEIKEGYYANRMCEVGLTQHSGISYRHLAYLLEECSR, encoded by the coding sequence ATGTCTATTAATTATGACGCTGTTTATAAAGAACTAATTCAACAACTCGGTGAATCAGCCGTCTCAAATGACCCTGTGCGCCGCTTTGCTTGGTCAACGGATGCCAGTTATTTCCGTATCGTGCCAGAAATCGTCGTTCACGCAGATACCCTAGAACAAGCCAAACAGACCTTAGCCATCGCCCGCGCCCATAAAGTGCCTGTGACTTTCCGCGCGGCAGGCACCAGTTTATCGGGCCAAGCCATTGGTGAAGGGATTTTATTGATCTTGGGCCACGATGGTTTTAGAACCATAGACATCAGCCCCGACAGCAATAAGATCACCTTAGGCGCCGCCGTTATCGGTGCCGATGCCAACGCCGCACTTAAGCCACTCAATAAAAAAATCGGTCCCGATCCGGCAACACTGGCCTCGGCCATGGTTGGCGGTATTGTGTCTAACAACGCCTCGGGCATGTGCTGTGGTACGGCGCAAAACAGTTACCAGACTATCGCCTCCGCCAAGCTATTATTTGCCGATGGCACTGAGCTCAACACGGGTTGTGATAAGTCTAAGGCTGCCTTTACCCAAAGCCACGGCGAACTGCTCGATTCACTGGCTTCACTCGCTAAGTTGACCCGCAGCAATGAAGTGCTCGCGCAGCGTATTCGCAAAAAATACTCCATCAAAAACACTACGGGTTATAGCATCAATGCCCTAGTGGATTTTGAAGATCCGTTCGATTTGATTAACCACTTAATCGTTGGCGCCGAAGGCACCTTAGCCTTTGTTGAAGAAGTCACTTACCACACGGTCGATGAAGCCAAGTTTAAAGCCTCGGCGATGGCGGTATTCTTCAACATGGTGGATGCGGCGAGTGCCATTCCACCGATTATTGGCGATAGCGTTGCCGCCGCCGAATTACTCGACTGGGCATCCATCAAGGCAGTGACCGGTAAAAAAGGCATGCCAGACTGGCTCAATGAACTGCCAGAAGGCGCGGCCATTCTATTGATTGAGTCTCGCGCAAACGATGCCCAAACCTTAGAAAGCTATACCCAAGATGTGATTGCTAAACTGGCGCACATCAAAACCGAGCGTCCGATTAGCTTCAGTAGCGACGCCAACGTGTACAGCAAATACTGGGCAATGCGCTCAGGCCTGTTCCCCATTATTGGTGGTGAGCGACCAAAGGGCAGCTCAGTCATTATCGAAGACGTGGCCTTTAACGTCGAACATTTAGCCGCAGCGGCCGCCGATTTAACCGAGCTATTCCATAAGCACGGTTATCCCGAAGGCGTGATTTACGGCCATGCACTGGCGGGTAACTTCCACTTTATTATCACCCCGACCTTCGCCTCCCAAGCCGATATCGAGCGCTTCCAAGGCTTTATGCAGGACGTGGCCGAGATGGTGATCCATAAATACGATGGTTCGATGAAGGCCGAGCACGGTACTGGCCGCGCCGTTGCACCTTTCGTTGAAATGGAATGGGGCGCAGATGCTTACACTCTGATGAAACGCATCAAGCAAATCTTCGACCCAGAAGGCCTGCTCAACCCCGGCGTGATCTTAAACGACGACAGCACAGTACACGTGAAAAACATCAAGCCATGCCCTGTGGTCGATGACTTTGTCGATAAGTGTATCGAGTGTGGTTTCTGCGAAAAAACCTGTCCGACTTCGGCGCTAAACTTCTCGCCACGTCAACGGATCGCCACCCTGCGTGAAATTGAACGCTTAGAGCAATCTGGCGATAAAGTCGCCGCCGAGAAAATGCGTGCCGATGCCAAGTATGATGTGATTGATACCTGCGCGGCTTGTCAGCTCTGTACTATCGCCTGCCCAGTCGACAACAGCATGGGTCAGCTAGTGCGTAAGCTGCGCACGCCTTATATCAGCACCACTGAGCAAAAAGTGTTGGATTTCCAAGCCAAACACTTCGGCGCCGTCAACCAAGTGATCAGCACAGGCTTTGATGTGTTGGGAGTCATCCATAAAATCACCGGCGATGGTATCACCAACGCGCTGATGAAAACTGGCCGCCTACTCTCCAAAGAAGTGCCCTACTGGAATCCTGATTTCCCGAAAGGCGGCAAACTGCCTAAACCGTCGCCCGCCAAAGCAGGTCAAGAAACCGTGGTTTACTTCCCTGCCTGCGGTGGTCGCACCTTTGGCCCAACGCCTAAGGATCCCGATAATCGCACCTTGCCAGAGGTAGTTGTGACTCTGCTTGAACGTGCGGGCTATAACGTTATTACCCCTGAGAAGACCCGTGATTTATGCTGCGGCCAGATGTGGGAATCTAAGGGCGACTTTAAAAACGCCGACGCCAAACGCCAAGAGCTTATCGATGTGGTCAGCAAGATGAGTAATGGCGGCAAAATCCCGGTATTAGTCGATGCGCTGTCTTGTACCTATCGTACTCTCACGGGTAACCCTCAGGTGCAAATCACCGACTTGGTTGAGTTTATGCACGACAAGCTGCTGGATAAGCTGAGCATCAACAAAAAGGTCAATGTTGCTCTGCACTTAGGTTGTAGTGCTCGTAAGATGAAGTTAGAGCCTAAGATGCAAGCCATTGCCGATGCTTGTTCGAGCCAAGTACACAAACCTGCGGGCATTGACTGCTGTGGTTACGCCGGTGAAAAAGGCCTGTATAAGCCAGAAATCAACGCCAGCGCCCTGCGTAATATTAAAAAGCTCATTCCTGTCGAGATTAAGGAAGGCTATTACGCCAACCGTATGTGTGAGGTCGGCTTAACGCAGCACAGTGGCATTTCCTACCGCCACTTAGCGTATCTGCTCGAAGAGTGCAGCCGCTAA